From the Phreatobacter oligotrophus genome, one window contains:
- the rplP gene encoding 50S ribosomal protein L16, translating into MLQPKKTKFRKQFKGRISGAAKGGTDLNFGQFGLKALEPERITARQIEAARRAMTREMKRAGRVWIRIFPDVPVSKKPAEVRMGSGKGGNEYWAAKVAPGRIMFELDGVPLDVAKKALELAAAKLPIKTRFVQRIAE; encoded by the coding sequence ATGCTTCAGCCCAAGAAGACCAAGTTCCGCAAGCAGTTCAAGGGGCGCATTTCCGGCGCTGCCAAGGGCGGCACGGACCTGAACTTTGGCCAGTTCGGCCTGAAGGCTCTCGAGCCGGAGCGCATTACCGCGCGCCAGATCGAGGCCGCCCGCCGTGCCATGACGCGCGAAATGAAGCGCGCTGGCCGCGTCTGGATCCGCATCTTCCCGGACGTCCCGGTGTCGAAGAAGCCTGCCGAGGTCCGCATGGGCTCCGGCAAGGGCGGCAACGAGTACTGGGCCGCCAAGGTGGCTCCGGGCCGCATCATGTTCGAGCTCGACGGCGTTCCCCTGGACGTCGCCAAGAAGGCGCTCGAGCTGGCGGCTGCCAAGCTGCCGATCAAGACGCGCTTCGTCCAGCGCATCGCCGAGTGA
- the rpsH gene encoding 30S ribosomal protein S8 produces MALNDPLGDMLTRIRNAQMRRKTRVLTPGSKLRARVLDVLKSEGYIRDYMTVTHPNGRSEFEIELKYFDGEPVIREIARVSKPGRRVYAGVGNTPRVSNGLGITIISTPKGVMADHEAREQNVGGEVLCTVF; encoded by the coding sequence ATGGCTCTCAACGATCCGCTCGGCGATATGCTGACCCGCATCCGCAACGCGCAGATGCGCCGCAAGACCCGCGTCCTGACGCCCGGTTCGAAGCTGCGCGCCCGCGTCCTCGACGTGCTCAAGTCGGAAGGCTACATCCGCGACTACATGACCGTCACGCACCCGAACGGCCGTTCGGAGTTCGAGATCGAGCTCAAGTATTTCGACGGTGAGCCGGTCATCCGTGAGATCGCCCGTGTGTCGAAGCCTGGCCGCCGCGTCTATGCCGGCGTCGGCAACACGCCGCGCGTCTCCAACGGCCTCGGCATCACCATCATCTCGACCCCCAAGGGCGTGATGGCGGACCACGAGGCACGTGAACAGAACGTGGGCGGGGAGGTGCTCTGCACGGTCTTCTGA
- the rpsM gene encoding 30S ribosomal protein S13, with translation MARIAGVNIPTNKRVVIALQYIHGIGPKFAAEICDKVKIPAERRVNQLTDQEVLTIRETIDRDYMVEGDLRREVSMNIKRLMDLGCYRGLRHRKGLPVRGQRTHTNARTRKGPAKPIAGKKK, from the coding sequence ATGGCTCGTATTGCGGGTGTCAATATCCCGACGAACAAGCGCGTAGTCATCGCGCTGCAGTACATTCACGGCATCGGACCGAAGTTCGCCGCCGAGATCTGCGACAAGGTCAAGATCCCGGCCGAGCGCCGCGTGAACCAGCTGACCGACCAGGAAGTGCTCACCATCCGCGAGACCATCGACCGTGACTACATGGTCGAGGGCGACCTGCGTCGCGAAGTCTCGATGAACATCAAGCGCCTCATGGACCTCGGCTGCTACCGCGGCCTGCGTCACCGCAAGGGCCTGCCGGTCCGCGGCCAGCGCACCCACACCAACGCCCGCACCCGCAAGGGTCCGGCGAAGCCGATCGCCGGCAAGAAGAAGTAA
- the rpmD gene encoding 50S ribosomal protein L30 → MANKTVTIEQIGSPIRREKSQEATLIGLKLNKLHRRATLEDTPSVRGMIAKVAHLVKVVD, encoded by the coding sequence ATGGCCAACAAGACCGTTACCATCGAGCAGATCGGCTCGCCGATCCGCCGGGAGAAGTCGCAGGAAGCGACCCTCATCGGCCTGAAGCTCAACAAGCTGCACCGCCGCGCCACGCTGGAGGACACCCCGAGTGTCCGCGGCATGATCGCCAAGGTCGCTCACCTCGTGAAAGTGGTGGATTGA
- the rplB gene encoding 50S ribosomal protein L2 yields MALKTFKPITPGLRQLVLVDRSDLYKGKPVKTLTEGKSSTGGRNNLGRVTSRFRGGGHKRSYRLVDFKRRKLDVAATVERIEYDPNRSAFIALIKYVDGELSYILAPQRLAVGDSVVAAESADVKPGNAMPIANIPVGTIVHNVELKIGKGGAVARSAGTYAQIVGRDEGYVILRLNSGEQRLVHGRCFASIGAVSNPDHMNVSIGKAGRNRWLGWRSHNRGVAMNPIDHPHGGGEGRTSGGRHPVTPWGFPTKGKKTRSNKRTDKFIVSSRHSKKK; encoded by the coding sequence ATGGCACTCAAGACCTTCAAGCCGATCACGCCGGGCCTTCGTCAGCTCGTCCTGGTCGACCGTTCCGACCTCTACAAGGGCAAGCCGGTCAAGACGCTCACCGAGGGCAAGTCGTCCACGGGCGGCCGTAACAACCTCGGCCGCGTCACCTCCCGCTTCCGCGGCGGTGGCCACAAGCGCTCCTACCGTCTCGTCGACTTCAAGCGTCGCAAGCTCGACGTTGCCGCCACCGTGGAGCGGATCGAGTACGATCCGAACCGCTCGGCCTTCATCGCGCTCATCAAGTACGTCGATGGCGAGCTCTCCTACATCCTGGCGCCGCAGCGCCTGGCCGTGGGTGACAGCGTCGTCGCCGCCGAGAGCGCCGACGTGAAGCCCGGCAACGCCATGCCGATCGCCAACATCCCGGTGGGCACCATCGTCCACAACGTGGAGCTGAAGATCGGCAAGGGCGGCGCGGTCGCCCGTTCGGCCGGCACCTACGCCCAGATCGTCGGTCGCGACGAGGGCTACGTGATCCTTCGCCTGAACTCTGGCGAGCAGCGTCTCGTCCACGGCCGGTGCTTCGCCTCGATCGGCGCGGTGTCGAACCCGGACCACATGAACGTGTCGATCGGCAAGGCCGGTCGTAACCGTTGGCTCGGCTGGCGCTCGCATAACCGCGGCGTCGCGATGAACCCGATCGACCACCCGCACGGCGGCGGCGAAGGCCGTACCTCGGGCGGCCGTCACCCCGTCACGCCCTGGGGCTTCCCGACCAAGGGCAAGAAGACTCGTTCGAACAAGCGGACCGACAAGTTCATCGTGTCGAGCCGTCATTCGAAGAAGAAGTAA
- the rplN gene encoding 50S ribosomal protein L14: MIQMQTNLDVADNSGARRVMCIKVLGGAKRRYAHVGDIIVVSVKEAIPRGRVKKGDVMKAVVVRTAKDIRRLDGSVIRFDRNAAVLINNQKEPIGTRIFGPVPRELRAKNHMKIISLAPEVL, from the coding sequence ATGATCCAGATGCAAACCAATCTCGACGTGGCGGACAATTCGGGCGCACGCCGCGTCATGTGCATCAAGGTGCTCGGCGGCGCGAAGCGTCGTTACGCCCATGTGGGCGACATCATCGTCGTGTCGGTCAAGGAAGCGATTCCGCGTGGCCGCGTGAAGAAGGGCGACGTCATGAAGGCGGTCGTCGTTCGCACGGCGAAGGACATCCGTCGCCTGGACGGTTCGGTGATCCGCTTCGACCGCAATGCGGCCGTGCTGATCAACAACCAGAAGGAGCCGATCGGCACCCGTATCTTCGGACCGGTTCCGCGCGAGCTGCGCGCCAAGAACCACATGAAGATCATCTCGCTGGCTCCGGAGGTGCTGTGA
- the rpsC gene encoding 30S ribosomal protein S3, with the protein MGQKINPIGFRLGINRTWDSRWFANKGEYSKLLHEDLKIRRELMKLLKQAAVSKIVIERPHRKCRVTVHSARPGIVIGKKGADIDKLKKAVSRMTDAEVVINIVEIRKPETDATLVAESIAQQLERRVAFRRAMKRAVQSAMRLGAEGIRINCSGRLGGAEIARLEWYREGRVPLHTLRADVDYGTGTAYTTYGTCGVKVWIFKGEIMEHDPMAQDKKMSEGEGSTRRPRGQDRDAA; encoded by the coding sequence ATGGGTCAGAAGATCAATCCGATCGGTTTTCGCCTCGGCATCAACCGCACCTGGGACAGCCGCTGGTTCGCCAACAAGGGCGAGTACAGCAAGCTCCTGCACGAGGATCTCAAGATCCGCCGTGAGCTGATGAAGCTGCTGAAGCAGGCGGCGGTCTCGAAGATCGTCATCGAGCGTCCGCACCGGAAGTGCCGCGTCACGGTTCACTCGGCTCGCCCGGGCATCGTGATCGGCAAGAAGGGCGCCGACATCGACAAGCTGAAGAAGGCCGTCTCGCGGATGACCGACGCCGAAGTCGTCATCAACATCGTCGAGATCCGCAAGCCCGAGACCGACGCGACCCTGGTGGCCGAGTCGATCGCCCAGCAGCTCGAGCGTCGCGTCGCCTTCCGCCGCGCCATGAAGCGGGCCGTCCAGTCCGCCATGCGTCTCGGCGCCGAGGGCATCCGCATCAACTGCTCGGGCCGCCTCGGCGGCGCCGAGATCGCCCGCCTCGAGTGGTATCGCGAAGGCCGCGTGCCGCTGCACACCCTGCGCGCCGATGTCGATTACGGCACCGGCACGGCCTACACGACCTACGGGACGTGCGGCGTGAAGGTGTGGATCTTCAAGGGCGAGATCATGGAGCACGACCCGATGGCCCAGGACAAGAAGATGTCCGAGGGCGAGGGTTCGACGCGCCGTCCGCGCGGTCAAGACCGCGACGCGGCGTGA
- the rpsQ gene encoding 30S ribosomal protein S17, producing the protein MPKRVLEGIVVSDKQDKTVVVKVERRFTHPLLKKTVRRTKNYHAHDEGNAFKVGDVVSIEEGKPLSKLKRWVVLPKA; encoded by the coding sequence ATGCCGAAGCGTGTGCTCGAGGGCATCGTCGTCAGCGACAAGCAGGACAAGACGGTCGTGGTGAAGGTGGAGCGTCGCTTCACCCATCCGCTGCTCAAGAAGACGGTGCGCCGCACCAAGAACTATCACGCCCATGACGAAGGCAACGCCTTCAAGGTGGGTGACGTGGTGAGCATCGAGGAGGGCAAGCCTCTCTCGAAGCTGAAGCGTTGGGTCGTGCTGCCGAAGGCGTGA
- the rplX gene encoding 50S ribosomal protein L24, with protein sequence MAAKIKKGDKVVVLAGRDKGRTGEVIQVMPTEGRALVRGVNIVKRHQRQSQTSEGGIISKEGPIHLSNLAYADPKTGKPTRVGFKILADGTKVRVAKKSGETIDG encoded by the coding sequence ATGGCCGCCAAGATCAAGAAGGGTGACAAGGTTGTCGTCCTTGCTGGCCGCGACAAGGGTCGCACCGGCGAGGTCATCCAGGTCATGCCGACCGAGGGCCGCGCCCTCGTCCGCGGCGTCAACATTGTGAAGCGCCATCAGCGCCAGAGCCAGACGTCGGAAGGCGGGATCATCTCGAAAGAGGGTCCGATCCACCTGTCCAACCTGGCCTATGCCGATCCGAAGACCGGCAAGCCGACCCGCGTCGGCTTCAAGATCCTCGCCGACGGCACCAAGGTGCGCGTGGCCAAGAAGTCCGGGGAGACCATCGATGGCTGA
- the secY gene encoding preprotein translocase subunit SecY, protein MASAAEQLAANLNFGAFGKAEDLKKRLWFTLGALLVYRLGTYIPLPGIDPEALRQVFNANQGVLAMFNVFAGGAVSRMAIFALNIMPYISASIIIQLLTAVVPELEKLKKEGEQGRKQINQYTRYLTVVLALFQSWGIAVGLQSSGSVVASPGLFFIMSTVITLTGGTMFMMWLGEQITQRGIGNGISLIIFAGIVAELPSVLAQAFELGRQGVISTPLLLGLLVLIGVTIVIIVFCERAQRRLLIQYPKRQQGNKVFEGNSSHLPLKINTAGVIPPIFASSLLLLPTTALSFQTNPSEWLRLTAQLLGHGQPLFMALYALLIIFFCFFYTAIVFNPTETADNLRKYGGFIPGIRPGEKTAQYIDYVLTRITVLGAAYITLVCLLPEMLISQLGQSFYLLGGTSLLIVVTVTLDTVAQVQGYLLAHQYEGLIKKSQLRGKRR, encoded by the coding sequence ATGGCATCGGCAGCGGAACAACTTGCAGCCAACCTGAATTTCGGGGCTTTCGGCAAGGCCGAGGATCTCAAGAAGCGGCTGTGGTTCACCCTCGGCGCGCTGCTGGTCTATCGCCTCGGTACCTATATCCCGCTGCCGGGAATCGATCCCGAGGCCCTGCGCCAGGTCTTCAACGCCAACCAGGGCGTGCTGGCCATGTTCAACGTCTTCGCCGGCGGCGCGGTCTCGCGCATGGCGATCTTCGCGTTGAACATCATGCCCTACATCTCCGCCTCCATCATCATCCAGCTGCTCACGGCCGTCGTGCCGGAGCTCGAGAAGCTGAAGAAGGAGGGCGAGCAGGGCCGCAAGCAGATCAACCAGTACACCCGCTACCTCACGGTGGTGCTGGCGCTGTTCCAGTCCTGGGGCATCGCCGTCGGCTTGCAGTCCTCGGGCTCGGTCGTCGCCAGTCCCGGCCTGTTCTTCATCATGTCGACGGTCATCACGCTGACCGGCGGCACCATGTTCATGATGTGGCTGGGCGAGCAGATCACCCAGCGCGGCATCGGCAACGGCATCTCGCTCATCATCTTCGCCGGCATCGTCGCGGAGTTGCCGAGCGTGCTGGCCCAGGCCTTTGAACTCGGCCGCCAGGGCGTCATCTCGACGCCGCTGCTGCTCGGCCTCCTCGTGCTCATCGGCGTGACGATCGTCATCATCGTCTTCTGCGAGCGCGCCCAGCGCCGGCTGCTGATCCAGTATCCAAAGCGCCAGCAGGGCAACAAGGTGTTCGAGGGCAATTCCTCGCACCTGCCGCTCAAGATCAACACGGCCGGCGTCATCCCGCCGATCTTCGCCTCATCGCTGCTGCTGCTGCCGACGACGGCGCTGTCGTTCCAGACCAATCCGTCGGAATGGCTGCGCCTCACCGCCCAGCTGCTCGGCCACGGCCAGCCGCTGTTCATGGCGCTCTATGCGCTGCTGATCATCTTCTTCTGCTTCTTCTACACGGCGATCGTGTTCAATCCGACCGAGACCGCCGACAATCTGCGCAAGTATGGCGGCTTCATCCCCGGCATCCGCCCGGGCGAGAAGACGGCGCAGTACATCGACTATGTCCTCACCCGCATCACCGTCCTCGGCGCTGCCTACATCACCCTGGTCTGCCTATTGCCCGAAATGCTGATTTCGCAGCTCGGTCAAAGCTTCTATCTGCTGGGAGGCACCTCGCTGCTGATCGTCGTCACCGTGACGCTCGACACGGTGGCCCAGGTGCAGGGGTATCTGTTGGCCCATCAGTATGAAGGGCTGATCAAGAAGTCGCAGCTCAGGGGGAAACGTCGATGA
- the rpsS gene encoding 30S ribosomal protein S19, with translation MARSVWKGPFVDGYLLKKAEAARSSGRHDVVKIWSRRSTILPHFVGLTFGVYNGQKHVPVQVTEEMVGHKFGEFSPTRTFYGHAADKKAKRK, from the coding sequence ATGGCACGTTCCGTCTGGAAAGGTCCGTTCGTCGACGGATACCTCCTGAAGAAGGCCGAGGCAGCCCGCTCGTCGGGCCGTCACGATGTCGTCAAGATCTGGAGCCGTCGCTCCACGATCCTCCCGCATTTCGTCGGACTGACCTTCGGCGTCTACAACGGTCAGAAGCATGTCCCGGTGCAGGTCACCGAGGAGATGGTCGGCCACAAGTTCGGCGAGTTCTCGCCGACCCGCACCTTCTACGGCCATGCGGCCGACAAAAAAGCGAAGCGGAAGTGA
- the rpsE gene encoding 30S ribosomal protein S5 codes for MARERERERNREERDSEFTDKLVHINRVSKTVKGGKRFGFAALVVVGDQKGRVGFGHGKAREVPEAIRKATEAAKRGFIRVALREGRTLHHDVHGRHGAGKVILRAAPAGTGIIAGGPMRAVFETLGMADVVAKSMGSSNPYNMVRATFDALKNQDSPRSVAARRGLKVSVLQARRQEEGEGDA; via the coding sequence ATGGCTCGGGAACGTGAACGCGAGCGCAACCGCGAAGAGCGCGACAGCGAATTCACCGACAAGCTCGTGCACATCAACCGCGTCTCCAAGACGGTGAAGGGCGGCAAGCGCTTCGGCTTTGCTGCTCTCGTCGTGGTCGGCGACCAGAAGGGCCGCGTCGGCTTCGGCCACGGCAAGGCCCGTGAGGTGCCGGAGGCGATCCGCAAGGCCACCGAGGCGGCCAAGCGCGGTTTCATCCGCGTGGCGCTGCGCGAGGGCCGCACCCTTCATCATGACGTGCACGGCCGCCACGGCGCCGGCAAGGTCATCCTGCGCGCCGCTCCGGCCGGTACCGGCATCATCGCCGGCGGTCCGATGCGCGCCGTCTTCGAGACGCTCGGCATGGCCGACGTGGTCGCCAAGTCGATGGGGTCGTCGAACCCCTACAACATGGTGCGCGCCACGTTCGACGCGCTGAAGAACCAGGACAGCCCGCGCTCCGTCGCGGCTCGCCGTGGCCTCAAGGTGTCGGTCCTCCAGGCCCGCCGCCAGGAGGAAGGCGAGGGCGACGCGTAA
- the rpsN gene encoding 30S ribosomal protein S14, with translation MAKKSSIEKNNRRRALVARDAKKRAALKATVMDQSLSIEERFAATVKLASLPRNGAKVRIKNRCEVTGRPRAFYRKLGMSRVALRDLGNKGLVPGLVKSSW, from the coding sequence ATGGCGAAGAAGAGCTCCATCGAAAAGAACAACCGCCGCCGTGCCCTGGTCGCACGGGACGCCAAGAAGCGCGCTGCGCTGAAGGCGACCGTGATGGACCAGTCGCTCTCCATCGAAGAGCGTTTCGCGGCCACCGTGAAGCTTGCGAGCCTGCCGCGCAATGGCGCCAAGGTCCGCATCAAGAACCGTTGCGAGGTGACCGGCCGTCCGCGGGCGTTCTACCGCAAGCTCGGCATGAGCCGCGTGGCTCTGCGCGACCTCGGCAACAAGGGGCTCGTTCCGGGCCTCGTGAAGTCGAGCTGGTGA
- the rpmC gene encoding 50S ribosomal protein L29: MKAEEIRTKTLDELEGQLGELKKEQFNLRFQKATGQLENVARVRQVRRDIARVKTVAAQKRAEKK, translated from the coding sequence ATGAAGGCCGAAGAGATCCGGACCAAGACCCTCGACGAGCTCGAGGGCCAGCTCGGTGAGCTGAAGAAGGAGCAGTTCAACCTGCGCTTCCAGAAGGCCACCGGCCAGCTGGAGAACGTCGCCCGCGTCCGCCAGGTGCGCCGCGACATCGCCCGCGTGAAGACCGTCGCCGCGCAGAAGCGCGCCGAGAAGAAGTAA
- the rplV gene encoding 50S ribosomal protein L22: MGKPATPRALGDNEAKAVARMLRVSPRKLNLVAALIRGKPVDTALADLEFSRKRIAGDVKKCLESAIANAENNHDLDVDDLVVAEAHVGKAFVMKRFHARARGRGARIEKPFSHLTIVVRQVEAAKA, encoded by the coding sequence ATGGGTAAGCCCGCAACACCCCGCGCCCTCGGCGACAACGAGGCCAAGGCGGTCGCGCGCATGCTGCGCGTCTCGCCCCGCAAGCTGAACCTGGTTGCCGCGCTCATCCGCGGTAAGCCGGTCGACACGGCGCTCGCCGATCTGGAGTTCTCGCGCAAGCGGATCGCCGGCGACGTCAAGAAGTGCCTGGAGAGCGCCATCGCCAACGCCGAGAACAACCATGATCTCGACGTCGACGACCTGGTGGTCGCCGAAGCCCATGTCGGCAAGGCCTTCGTGATGAAGCGTTTCCATGCCCGTGCCCGCGGCCGCGGCGCCCGGATCGAGAAGCCTTTCTCGCACCTGACGATCGTCGTTCGTCAGGTCGAGGCGGCCAAGGCCTGA
- the rplR gene encoding 50S ribosomal protein L18 — translation MAKFKDATERRKARVRRALRTAANGRPRLSVFRSSKHIYAQIIDDAKGVTVASASSLEKDLKSSLKTGADQAAATAVGKLVAERAVQAGVSAVVFDRGAYLYHGRVKALADGAREGGLSF, via the coding sequence ATGGCCAAATTCAAGGATGCAACGGAGCGTCGCAAGGCGCGTGTCCGCCGTGCCCTGCGCACTGCGGCAAATGGGCGTCCGCGGCTGAGCGTCTTCCGTTCGTCGAAGCATATCTATGCGCAGATCATCGACGACGCGAAGGGCGTGACGGTTGCGAGTGCCTCGTCACTGGAGAAGGACCTGAAGTCTTCGCTGAAGACCGGTGCCGATCAGGCCGCGGCGACCGCCGTCGGCAAGCTCGTCGCCGAGCGCGCAGTGCAGGCTGGGGTGTCCGCCGTGGTGTTCGACCGCGGTGCCTATCTCTATCACGGGCGCGTCAAGGCGCTCGCCGACGGCGCCCGCGAGGGCGGCCTGAGCTTCTAA
- the rplO gene encoding 50S ribosomal protein L15 encodes MKLTDMKDNAGATHRKMRVGRGIGSGKGKTAGRGVKGQKSRSGVAIKGFEGGQMPLHRRLPKRGFNNIFRLSYVEVTLARIQRAIDSGKLQAGKVDEAALVSSGVVRRARDGIRLVATGELKAKLELTVSGASAGAVAAVEKAGGSVTVLKAKDEAAA; translated from the coding sequence ATGAAACTCACGGACATGAAGGACAATGCCGGCGCCACGCATCGCAAGATGCGCGTCGGCCGCGGCATCGGTTCGGGCAAGGGCAAGACCGCCGGTCGCGGCGTGAAGGGCCAGAAGTCCCGTTCGGGCGTCGCCATCAAGGGCTTCGAGGGTGGCCAGATGCCGCTGCATCGGCGCCTGCCGAAGCGTGGCTTCAACAACATCTTCCGCCTCTCCTATGTCGAGGTCACGCTCGCCCGGATCCAGCGCGCGATCGACTCCGGCAAGCTGCAGGCCGGCAAGGTCGACGAGGCTGCCCTGGTGTCGAGCGGCGTCGTCCGCCGCGCCCGTGACGGCATCCGTCTCGTCGCCACCGGCGAGCTGAAGGCGAAGCTCGAGCTGACCGTCTCCGGCGCCTCCGCCGGCGCCGTTGCGGCCGTCGAGAAGGCCGGCGGCTCGGTCACCGTGCTGAAGGCGAAGGACGAGGCGGCGGCCTGA
- the rplE gene encoding 50S ribosomal protein L5: protein MAEAAYTPRLKAHYDSVIRQQLVTQFGYKNPLEIPQIEKVVVNMGVGESTADSKKASVAAADLALITGQKPVITRARQAISNFKVRENMPLGCKVTLRKQRMYEFLDRLVTIALPRVRDFRGLNPKSFDGRGNFAMGLKEHVVFPEISYDKVDQMWGMDIIVCTTAKTDEEARALLKAFNFPFRQ, encoded by the coding sequence ATGGCTGAGGCGGCCTACACCCCGCGCCTCAAGGCGCATTACGACAGCGTGATCCGGCAGCAGCTGGTGACCCAGTTCGGCTACAAGAACCCGCTCGAGATCCCGCAGATCGAGAAGGTCGTGGTCAACATGGGCGTCGGCGAGTCCACCGCCGACTCCAAGAAGGCCTCCGTTGCGGCGGCCGACCTTGCCCTGATCACCGGCCAGAAGCCGGTCATCACCCGGGCCCGGCAGGCCATCTCGAACTTCAAGGTTCGCGAGAACATGCCGCTCGGCTGCAAGGTCACGCTGCGCAAGCAGCGCATGTACGAGTTCCTGGACCGCCTGGTCACGATCGCGCTGCCGCGCGTCCGCGACTTCCGCGGCCTGAACCCGAAGAGCTTCGATGGCCGTGGCAACTTCGCCATGGGCCTGAAGGAGCATGTCGTGTTCCCCGAGATCTCCTATGACAAGGTGGATCAGATGTGGGGCATGGACATCATCGTGTGCACCACCGCGAAGACCGACGAGGAAGCTCGCGCTCTCCTCAAGGCCTTCAACTTCCCGTTCCGGCAGTGA
- a CDS encoding adenylate kinase, which produces MKLILLGPPGAGKGTQAQRLVERHGLVQLSTGDMLRAAVKAGTPIGLKAKDVMARGELVSDAIVVGIIADRIAEPDCAKGFILDGFPRTVAQAEALDAMLAEKGMKLDGVIELKVDEGILVGRIEKRVAEMTARGEPVRADDNAEALKKRLDAYREQTAPVSGYYASKGALKTVDGMAPIDDVTKAIAAHLGV; this is translated from the coding sequence ATGAAGCTGATTCTGCTCGGGCCTCCCGGGGCGGGGAAGGGGACCCAGGCACAGCGGCTGGTGGAGCGTCACGGTCTCGTGCAGCTCTCCACCGGTGACATGCTCCGGGCCGCGGTGAAGGCCGGCACGCCCATCGGCCTGAAGGCCAAGGATGTCATGGCGCGCGGTGAGCTCGTCTCCGACGCCATCGTTGTCGGCATCATCGCCGACCGCATCGCCGAACCGGACTGCGCCAAGGGGTTCATCCTTGACGGTTTCCCGCGCACGGTGGCCCAGGCCGAAGCCCTCGACGCCATGCTGGCGGAGAAGGGCATGAAGCTGGACGGCGTCATCGAGCTGAAGGTGGACGAGGGGATCCTCGTCGGCCGCATCGAGAAGCGCGTTGCCGAGATGACCGCCCGCGGCGAGCCCGTGCGCGCCGACGACAATGCCGAGGCCCTCAAGAAGCGCCTCGACGCCTATCGCGAGCAGACCGCTCCCGTCTCCGGCTATTACGCCTCCAAGGGCGCGCTGAAGACCGTGGACGGCATGGCGCCGATCGACGACGTGACCAAGGCCATCGCCGCCCATCTGGGCGTGTGA
- the rpsK gene encoding 30S ribosomal protein S11, with protein MAKEATRVRRRERKNIASGVCHVNASFNNTMITITDAQGNTIAWSSAGTMGFKGSRKSTPYAAQVAAEDAARKAAEHGMRMVEVEVSGPGSGRESALRALQAAGFTVTSIRDVTPIPHNGCRPRKRRRV; from the coding sequence ATGGCCAAGGAAGCCACCCGCGTTCGCCGCCGTGAGCGCAAGAACATCGCCTCCGGCGTCTGCCACGTGAACGCGTCGTTCAACAACACGATGATCACCATCACAGACGCGCAGGGCAACACCATTGCCTGGTCGTCGGCCGGCACCATGGGCTTCAAGGGTTCGCGCAAGTCGACCCCGTACGCCGCCCAGGTCGCTGCCGAGGACGCTGCCCGCAAGGCCGCCGAGCACGGCATGCGCATGGTCGAGGTCGAGGTGTCGGGTCCCGGTTCGGGCCGTGAGTCGGCGCTGCGCGCCCTCCAGGCCGCCGGCTTCACCGTCACCTCCATCCGCGACGTGACGCCGATCCCGCACAACGGCTGCCGCCCGCGCAAGCGTCGTCGCGTCTGA
- the rplF gene encoding 50S ribosomal protein L6, with product MSRIGKKPVDLPQGVTAQLSGQTVKVKGPKGELSFTCPDDVIVKLDGNVIKIDPRDQGKRARSMWGMARTRVANLAVGVTKGFEKKLEITGVGYRAAAQGKVLNLALGFSHDVNYPVPEGITIATPKPTEILISGIDKQKVGQVAAEIREYRGPEPYKGKGVRYEGEFIFRKEGKKK from the coding sequence ATGTCTCGTATCGGTAAGAAGCCGGTCGACCTGCCGCAGGGCGTCACTGCCCAGCTGTCCGGCCAGACCGTCAAGGTGAAGGGTCCCAAGGGTGAGCTGTCGTTCACCTGCCCGGACGACGTCATCGTGAAGCTCGACGGCAACGTCATCAAGATCGACCCGCGCGACCAGGGCAAGCGTGCCCGCTCCATGTGGGGCATGGCTCGCACCCGCGTCGCCAACCTCGCCGTCGGCGTGACCAAGGGCTTCGAGAAGAAGCTCGAGATCACCGGCGTCGGCTATCGTGCCGCGGCCCAGGGCAAGGTGCTGAACCTCGCTCTCGGCTTCAGCCACGATGTCAACTATCCCGTCCCCGAGGGCATCACCATCGCGACCCCGAAGCCGACCGAGATCCTGATCTCCGGCATCGACAAGCAGAAGGTGGGTCAGGTCGCCGCCGAGATCCGCGAGTATCGTGGTCCGGAGCCCTACAAGGGCAAGGGCGTCCGCTACGAGGGCGAGTTCATCTTCCGCAAGGAAGGCAAGAAGAAGTAA